The proteins below come from a single Miscanthus floridulus cultivar M001 chromosome 1, ASM1932011v1, whole genome shotgun sequence genomic window:
- the LOC136486978 gene encoding glutathione S-transferase U17-like has protein sequence MASGSEEKAAVVRVIGGWACPYAIRVFAALKLKGVEYEFLQEPAGRKSELLLKSNPVYKKIPVLLHHDKPICESMIIIQYIDEVWASNGPAILPTEPYARANERFWAQYVDDKIAPAFLVLRGRTNGDKDEAAAQVSTALEHLEEAFVKCSQGKHYFGGDRIGFLDLVFGSHLGWFRAVEKISGIKLLEEDKYPEITAWADRFCTHHAVKDVMPETDKLVGFSTNSALKAKPTTN, from the exons ATGGCATCAGGCAGCGAAGAGAAAGCGGCGGTGGTGCGTGTGATCGGCGGGTGGGCGTGCCCCTACGCCATCCGCGTGTTCGCGGCGCTCAAGCTCAAGGGCGTCGAGTACGAGTTCCTGCAGGAGCCGGCCGGCAGGAAGAGCGAGCTGCTGCTCAAGTCCAACCCGGTCTACAAGAAGATCCCGGTCCTGCTCCACCATGACAAGCCCATCTGTGAGTCCATGATCATTATCCAGTATATCGATGAGGTGTGGGCCTCTAACGGGCCGGCCATCCTTCCGACTGAGCCTTACGCCCGTGCCAACGAACGGTTCTGGGCCCAGTACGTGGATGACAAG ATTGCCCCGGCATTCCTTGTCCTGAGAGGGCGCACCAACGGAGACAAGGACGAAGCAGCAGCGCAAGTGTCCACGGCGCTAGAGCATCTGGAGGAGGCTTTCGTCAAGTGCAGTCAAGGCAAGCACTACTTCGGCGGCGACCGCATCGGCTTCCTCGATCTCGTTTTCGGCTCACACCTTGGCTGGTTCAGGGCGGTGGAGAAGATATCTGGTATCAAGCTCCTCGAAGAAGACAAGTACCCTGAAATCACAGCATGGGCAGATCGCTTCTGCACCCACCACGCTGTGAAAGACGTCATGCCTGAAACCGACAAGCTCGTAGGGTTCAGCACCAATTCTGCCTTGAAGGCTAAACCTACTACTAATTAG